A stretch of Rhododendron vialii isolate Sample 1 chromosome 4a, ASM3025357v1 DNA encodes these proteins:
- the LOC131323290 gene encoding dihydrolipoyllysine-residue succinyltransferase component of 2-oxoglutarate dehydrogenase complex 1, mitochondrial-like: protein MMLGILRRRAVSQGGSSSSVLGQSLRCIRPAAPGLHSTAGGEILPQPREFGHVRSLCHMTRIISPGCSTSSRSIREFTACFHPKVTMQIQHRVFSSDNGDVVDAVVPFMGESISDGTLAKFLKNPGDRVEVDEPIAQIETDKVTIDVASPEAGVIQKFVAKEGDTVEPGTKIAVISKSGEGVAHVAPSEKTSDKAASQPPPPADKSDEGKPKPKVESASALEKPKKATSPPPPPPKRSATEPQLPPKERERRVPMTRLRKRVATRLKDSQNTFALLTTFNEVDMTNLMKLRSDYKDAFLEKHGVKLGLMSGFVKAAVSGLQNQPIINAVIDGDDIIYRDYIDISIAVGTPKGLVVPVIRNAEKMNFAEIEKEINTLAKKASNGTISIDEMAGGSFTISNGGVYGSLLSTPIINPPQSAILGMHTIVSRPMVVGGTIVPRPMMYIALTYDHRLIDGREAVFFLRRIKDVVEDPRRLLLDI, encoded by the exons ATGATGTTGGGCATTTTAAGGCGAAGAGCAGTTTCTCAAGGAGGCTCGTCTTCTTCG GTTTTGGGTCAATCTCTTCGTTGCATTCGACCTGCTGCACCTGGACTTCACTCAACTGCTGGAGGAGAG ATTCTACCTCAGCCTAGAGAATTTGGGCATGTCCGAAGCTTGTGTCACATGACTCGCATCATTTCACCAG GCTGCTCAACGAGTTCACGGTCAATAAG GGAATTTACTGCCTGTTTTCACCCGAAGGTTACCATGCAGATACAACACAGGGTGTTTTCTTCTGACAATG GTGATGTGGTTGATGCTGTTGTGCCTTTCATGGGTGAATCTATAAGTGATGGAACTCTTGCGAAATTTTTGAAGA ATCCTGGTGACAGAGTGGAAGTTGATGAACCAATTGCCCAAATTGAAACAGATAAG GTGACAATCGACGTAGCAAGCCCTGAAGCAGGTGTAATCCAAAAG TTTGTGGCGAAAGAAGGGGATACTGTGGAACCTGGTACTAAGATTGCTGTCATTTCAAAGTCCGGTGAAGGTGTAGCCCATGTTGCTCCATCTGAGAAGACATCTGATAAAGCGGCTTCTCAGCCACCTCCTCCTGCTGACAAGAGTGATGAGGGTAAGCCAAAGCCTAAAGTTGAAAGTGCTTCTGCTCTAGAGAAGCCCAAGAAGGCAActtctcctcctccccctcctcctaaGCGTTCTGCTACAGAACCTCAGCTTCCCccaaaagaaagggaaagacGA GTTCCTATGACAAGGCTCAGAAAACGTGTTGCAACCCGTTTGAAAGATTCTCAAAACACTTTCGCACTTTTGACAACATTTAACGAAGTTGATAT GACCAATTTGATGAAACTCCGGTCTGACTATAAGGATGCTTTTCTGGAAAAGCATGGAGTCAAGTTGGGACTTATGTCCGGGTTTGTGAAG GCTGCTGTTAGTGGGCTCCAGAATCAACCTATTATCAATGCTGTTATCGATGGAGATGATATAATCTACAGAGACTATATAGACATTAGCATAGCCGTTGGTACACCAAAG GGTCTTGTTGTTCCAGTTATCCGCAATGCTGAGAAGATGAATTTCGctgagatagagaaagagatcAACACCCTTGCGAAGAAGGCTAGTAATGGAACCATATCAATTGACGAGATGGCTGGAGGTTCATTCACTATATCTAATGGTGGTGTTTATGGAAGCCTTTTAAGCACCCCCATCATCAACCCCCCTCAG TCTGCGATCCTGGGCATGCATACTATCGTGTCCCGTCCGATGGTCGTTGGAGGAACCATAGTACCAAGACCAATGATGTACATTGCTCTGACATATGACCATAGGCTGATTGATGGGAGAGAGGCAGTATTTTTCCTCCGCCGTATCAAGGATGTGGTGGAGGATCCCCGGAGGTTGCTACTTGATATATGA